From one bacterium Scap17 genomic stretch:
- a CDS encoding TAXI family TRAP transporter solute-binding subunit, with the protein MTMIKKSLTAAVATAGLGLMGISGGASAAEQTFVTIGTGGVTGVYYPAGGAICRLVNRGKAEHGIRCSVESTGGSGYNLNSIRTGELDMGVAQSDAHYNAYEGKGDFEDFGPNKDLRSLFSLHPEPFTVVARKDSGVTEFDQLEGKRMNIGNPGSGQRSTIDTLLSSQGKDTSVYSVASELKASEMSSALCDNKIDGYVYVVGHPSGSIKEATTTCDANIVNVTGDAVTKLVEEKPYFSVATIPGGMYRGNDDDVTTFGVRATIVSSTEVEDRVAYEVVKAVFDNFDQFQRLHPAFQVLKKEEMVNASLTAPLHDGAKQYYKEAGLLSE; encoded by the coding sequence ATGACCATGATCAAGAAGTCGCTGACAGCGGCGGTCGCGACCGCAGGTCTTGGCCTGATGGGGATCTCCGGAGGCGCCAGCGCCGCCGAGCAGACCTTCGTAACCATCGGCACCGGCGGTGTAACAGGCGTTTACTATCCGGCTGGTGGTGCAATCTGCCGCTTGGTCAACCGTGGCAAGGCCGAACATGGCATTCGCTGCAGCGTCGAATCCACGGGCGGTTCCGGCTACAACCTGAACAGCATCCGTACCGGCGAGCTGGACATGGGCGTTGCCCAGTCTGACGCGCATTACAATGCCTATGAAGGCAAGGGTGACTTCGAAGACTTCGGCCCGAACAAGGACCTGCGTTCACTGTTCTCCCTGCACCCGGAACCGTTCACTGTCGTCGCTCGCAAGGACAGCGGCGTGACCGAGTTCGACCAACTGGAAGGCAAGCGCATGAACATCGGCAACCCGGGTTCCGGTCAGCGCTCGACCATCGACACTCTACTGTCCTCGCAGGGCAAGGACACCAGCGTGTATTCCGTGGCCTCCGAACTCAAGGCCTCCGAGATGTCTTCTGCACTGTGTGACAACAAGATCGACGGTTACGTCTACGTCGTGGGTCACCCGTCCGGTTCCATCAAGGAAGCGACCACCACCTGTGACGCGAACATCGTCAATGTCACCGGCGACGCCGTCACCAAGCTGGTCGAAGAGAAGCCTTACTTCTCCGTCGCGACCATCCCGGGTGGCATGTACCGCGGCAACGATGACGACGTGACCACCTTCGGTGTCCGTGCCACCATCGTCTCCAGTACCGAAGTCGAAGACCGCGTCGCCTACGAAGTGGTCAAGGCCGTGTTCGACAACTTCGATCAGTTCCAGCGCCTGCACCCGGCGTTCCAGGTCCTGAAGAAGGAAGAGATGGTCAATGCTTCCCTGACGGCGCCGCTGCATGATGGCGCCAAGCAGTACTACAAGGAAGCTGGCCTGCTGAGCGAGTGA
- the gorA gene encoding glutathione-disulfide reductase, producing the protein MTDQTSKPATGQYDFDLFVIGAGSGGVRAARTAAATGARVAVAEDRYLGGTCVNVGCVPKKLYSYAAHYHDSFKDSAGFGWDLGDAPRFDWATLRDRKTAEISRLNGIYRNLLNNSGATLIEGRASIADANTVVVNGERHTAAKILVATGGWPFLPDFPGREHALDSNRIFDLESFPKRFFVIGGGYIAVEFASIFNGLGAETHLSYRGDLFLRGFDNEVREFTRDEMAKKGVNLHFNTTVESIDKQGDVYSVRLSDGQVLEVDCILAATGRKPNIEGLGLENVDVALNVDGTVRVNERFETTTPSILALGDIIGGPELTPVALEEAMHLVRAHFGDGVVGGLDYDSIATAVFCHPNIGTVGLSEEAAREKFDSIRVYTADFRPLKHTLSGSDERSLMKLIVDDASDKVVGVHMVGDEAGEIMQGIGIAVRAGLTKADFDLTVGIHPTAAEEFVTMRSVTRT; encoded by the coding sequence GTGACCGATCAGACCTCAAAGCCTGCGACAGGCCAGTACGATTTCGACCTGTTCGTCATTGGTGCCGGCTCCGGCGGCGTTCGCGCTGCCCGTACCGCCGCCGCGACTGGCGCCCGCGTTGCCGTGGCAGAAGACCGCTATCTCGGCGGTACCTGTGTCAATGTCGGTTGCGTGCCCAAGAAGCTCTACTCCTACGCTGCCCACTACCATGACTCCTTCAAGGACAGCGCCGGCTTCGGTTGGGATCTGGGGGACGCCCCTCGCTTTGACTGGGCGACCCTGCGCGATCGCAAGACCGCCGAGATATCTCGTCTGAACGGCATCTATCGCAATCTGCTCAACAATTCCGGTGCCACGCTGATCGAAGGCCGTGCCAGCATCGCCGATGCCAACACCGTCGTCGTCAATGGCGAGCGCCACACCGCGGCCAAGATTCTGGTCGCCACCGGCGGCTGGCCGTTCCTGCCGGACTTCCCGGGTCGTGAACATGCGCTGGATTCCAACCGCATCTTCGATCTGGAAAGCTTCCCGAAGCGCTTCTTCGTCATCGGTGGCGGCTATATCGCCGTCGAGTTCGCCAGCATCTTCAATGGCCTGGGTGCCGAGACGCATCTGAGCTATCGCGGCGACCTGTTCCTGCGCGGCTTCGACAACGAAGTGCGCGAGTTCACGCGTGACGAGATGGCCAAGAAGGGCGTCAACCTGCACTTCAACACCACGGTCGAGTCCATCGACAAGCAGGGCGACGTCTACAGCGTGCGCCTGAGCGATGGCCAAGTGCTGGAAGTGGATTGCATCCTCGCCGCCACCGGGCGCAAGCCGAACATTGAAGGCCTGGGGCTCGAGAATGTCGATGTGGCGCTGAATGTCGATGGCACCGTACGCGTCAACGAACGCTTCGAGACCACCACCCCGTCCATTCTCGCGCTGGGTGACATCATCGGTGGCCCGGAACTGACGCCGGTGGCGCTTGAAGAGGCCATGCACCTGGTGCGTGCGCACTTCGGCGACGGTGTCGTGGGTGGCCTGGACTATGACAGCATCGCGACAGCGGTCTTCTGTCATCCGAACATCGGTACCGTCGGCCTCAGCGAAGAAGCCGCGCGTGAGAAGTTCGACAGCATCCGCGTCTACACCGCCGATTTCCGTCCGCTCAAGCACACTCTATCCGGCAGCGATGAACGCAGCCTGATGAAGCTGATCGTCGATGATGCCAGCGACAAGGTCGTCGGCGTGCACATGGTCGGTGATGAAGCCGGTGAGATCATGCAAGGCATCGGCATCGCCGTGCGTGCCGGCCTGACCAAGGCCGACTTCGACCTGACCGTGGGCATTCACCCGACGGCAGCGGAAGAGTTCGTCACCATGCGCAGTGTCACGCGCACCTGA
- a CDS encoding IS3 family transposase (programmed frameshift) has product MAPPMSMTIPELAEQEGITATTLYNWRKQARERGQVLPSRSTQPDQWTSQEKFQIVLETAPMNEAELSAYCRERGLYPEQVEAWRDACMNANDDVAAQAKQQRQARKAEQKRLRKLERELHRKDKALAETAALLTLSKKAEANLGHDPRRGRLTSLPDRQRIVTLVQDAQRDGARLAKACQVMGISVRTYYRWVAEGEVTADRRPDADRPEPANKLSPEERKSIVALCNAPEYRSRPPAFIVADQADKGRYLASESTIYRVLHEYDQQHHRGRQQAPQRKRPPTTHQATAPNQLWCWDISWLPGPARGTWWYLYLIMDVFSRKIVGHEIYETETGELAAELIQKACWRERLTDRHKPLILHSDNGSPMKAATFLEKLYDLGITPSYSRPRVSNDNAFAESAFKTLKYRPGFPIDGFATLAEAQDWVQQFTEWYNHEHRHSALRYVTPSQRHDGEAKGILTQRREVFEAAKQRHPERWSGDIRKLDLPEIVHLNPERDPIPQAAGF; this is encoded by the exons ATGGCGCCGCCTATGAGCATGACCATCCCGGAATTGGCCGAACAGGAAGGCATCACTGCAACAACCCTCTACAATTGGCGGAAACAGGCCAGAGAGCGAGGACAAGTTTTGCCATCACGTTCCACCCAGCCCGACCAGTGGACCAGCCAGGAGAAGTTCCAGATCGTCCTGGAGACGGCCCCGATGAACGAGGCCGAACTCAGCGCCTATTGCCGCGAGCGTGGGCTCTACCCCGAGCAGGTGGAAGCCTGGCGGGATGCCTGCATGAACGCCAACGACGACGTGGCAGCGCAGGCCAAGCAACAACGCCAGGCTCGCAAGGCGGAGCAAAAGCGGCTCCGTAAGTTGGAGCGCGAGCTGCACCGCAAGGACAAGGCCCTCGCCGAGACGGCGGCCCTGTTGACCCTGTCAAAAAAAGCCGAGGCGA ATCTGGGGCACGACCCACGACGAGGACGACTGACCAGCCTCCCGGATCGCCAGCGCATCGTGACCCTGGTGCAAGACGCCCAGCGTGACGGGGCTCGGCTGGCCAAGGCCTGTCAGGTGATGGGCATCAGCGTGCGGACCTACTACCGCTGGGTCGCAGAAGGCGAAGTGACGGCGGACCGCCGTCCCGACGCCGATCGCCCGGAACCGGCCAACAAGCTATCTCCCGAGGAGCGAAAATCGATCGTGGCGTTGTGCAACGCTCCAGAGTACCGAAGCCGCCCTCCGGCCTTCATCGTGGCCGATCAGGCTGACAAGGGCCGCTATCTGGCCTCTGAGTCGACGATATACCGAGTGCTTCATGAATATGATCAGCAACATCACCGGGGTCGACAGCAGGCCCCTCAGCGTAAGCGCCCACCGACCACTCACCAGGCGACGGCGCCGAACCAGCTTTGGTGCTGGGACATTTCGTGGCTGCCCGGTCCCGCGCGCGGCACTTGGTGGTATCTGTACCTGATAATGGACGTCTTCAGCCGCAAGATCGTCGGGCACGAGATCTATGAAACAGAGACTGGCGAGCTGGCCGCTGAGTTGATCCAGAAAGCCTGCTGGCGAGAGCGCCTGACAGATCGTCATAAACCCTTGATTCTGCATTCAGATAACGGCAGCCCGATGAAGGCAGCGACCTTCCTGGAAAAGCTCTATGACCTGGGCATCACTCCCTCATACAGCCGACCGCGAGTCAGCAACGACAATGCCTTCGCCGAGTCGGCCTTCAAGACGCTGAAGTACCGGCCGGGCTTCCCCATCGACGGGTTCGCCACCCTGGCCGAGGCTCAGGACTGGGTTCAGCAATTTACCGAGTGGTACAACCATGAGCACCGGCACAGCGCCCTTCGCTACGTCACGCCGAGCCAGCGTCATGACGGCGAGGCCAAAGGCATTCTGACGCAGCGCCGAGAGGTCTTCGAGGCCGCGAAGCAGCGTCACCCGGAGCGATGGTCAGGCGACATCCGAAAACTCGACCTGCCGGAGATAGTGCATTTGAATCCGGAGCGGGATCCGATACCGCAGGCAGCAGGATTTTAA